The genomic window TAATTGTGCAAAGCCGTTAATGATTGCACCTTGCTTATTCCGTATCCTGCTCCAGCGATATTATCATAAACATTCACACCTTTTATATAGTGAAACATTTTTAAATCTTCGCCCTTGTATTCCTTGTTGTTAATTCTTATTGATTTAATTCCGTTCAACACATTTTCGTTATCGTATTCAATGTGATAAGAGCCTTTTTTAAATAAAATCAATTCAGCTTTTGTAAATAAATCAACTCTCATTACAAGCAGTTCTCCAAACAAAATATAATACAAAGCAAAATAATTTATAAATTGGTCTGTATTAAGCAAGGAATTAGGATTTTGCAATGTATTTAGCACATAGCTGCTTTTTACATCTTTCACGTTGTCGCTATATCCTTTTTTATAAGTTCCCCATTTCAAATTGTTGATTGCTTCATTTATTCTTGTTATTGCACTAGATGTAAACGGATTCTTGTATAGCTGGGTCAAAAACTTTTCAGGATCTTCGTCTCCAAGAGAATAATTATTTATAAATTCTGATAACGTAACTGGTGACCTGGTACTCCAAAATCCTTTTGAAAAAATATTAAGTCTCATTATCCACCTCCTCTTTGTAATAATGTTTATTTAATATATATGGCGTGTAATCACTTAGTGCATATTTGATAGCGTCAAATGAATGCGGGTCAATATTGAACGGCTTTTGAGTTTTAGGGTTCTTTGCTATTAATCCATCTTTATTAAAATACCACTTCATTTCCGTTAGTTCCCTGTATGTATTCGGACATACATTCTTATCAATAAATATATTTCTAAACGATTGTATCTTTTTAACTCCCGCCTTGCTTATATCGCTCGTCTTTTTGACAGGGTTAATCATTACATTGTTCATGTTATAATAAGCGATTGCTTTCGGCTCTGCACTATCTGCACAAACAACTTCTCCGTCATTTATCAATTTCTGTATCATTTCAGTTTCTAACATTTCCGCATCGGTTAAATGATTATCGTAAAATTCCTCGTAGATATACAAATCATTCAATTCCTCGTCTATCACAACTCTTACTATTGCGTTGTACGAGTTGCTAAAACCAAAATCGAATCCAGCAAATCTATTCCACTTGCCTTCAATCAATTTTTCTATCCTTGATTGTTCCATATGATGTAAATTTCTAAATAACGTATCTCCTGCACTTCCAAATCTTCCTAGTGTTTTTATCGCCCTTAAATAGTTATCTGTTTCAGTTTCTAAGTCTGCTATAAAGTTGTCAGGTAAAAATTTATTATCTGTGTATACTGAATGATGTAAATATATATTTTCTGTAAATATACTTCCGTTTTTTAATTGTGTTACATCTTTTAACTTTATTATCCTTTTCTCATAAATATCATTTTCTTGCATATTAAATTTATTTAATAGTCCAACCAAATATTTATAAGTCCATACACCATATTCGTTTGGATTTGTGGTTAAAATCATAATGTTGCGATTTTTAATACTTCTTAATCTACTTTTCAACTCTTTGAATGATTTAAAATCAATTTCATCGCATTCTTCAATCCAAATAGTGTCGATGTCTTTAATTGATTTAATTTTTCTTACATCGTCTAATCCTCTAAAAATAAACTCGCTTCCAGTAGCAATACATTTAATACTAAGCGGACTTGTAGTTATATAAAAATATTGTTCCAATCCTAACGTTTCAATGGCACTTGTCAAATCAGCAAAACAACTCCCTCTCAAATTTTCTTTTACTTGTCTTACTACTAAGATTTTTCTTTTTTCTGTTGCTGATTTTATTATCAATTTAAAGGCTGCAACATAAGATTTTCCACTTCCATATCCACCAAGCATAAAATATATATGATTTTCATTATCTTTTATTAAATCTTTGAAATGTCTATTTATTTTAGTCTTTATTCTCATACGTCTATCAGCTCGATTTCTATTTTGTTATCAATCTTATCTGTGTTAGTCTTAGCTTTTTCAATTTCTAATTTCTCTCTTGATATTTCCTCTTCAGCAAGCTGTCTATCAATCTCCAGCACCTCATAAGCAGTCAGCATTTTTCCAGTTCGCATTAAATCGTTTCCCATTTTTTTAATAGTTGTGTACGCTTTTTCGTATTCTTGTACTTTTTTAGTATCCATTTCTTGTGAATTTATTTCTTTAGTTGCTCTTACTACTAAATTTGCTTTTGCGGTTTCTGTCCCTTTTAGTATCCTGTATAATTCGCCTTTGTAAACTTCTTCGACGATTTTTTCAAGATATTTTTCTGTACGCTCTTTTCTCAACTCTCTTGCATTTCTTGTTTTTCTGCTATAAGTACGTTCTGAAATGCCATATTCGGACATTATTTCCTGTTTGCTTTTGCCTTTCAAAATATCCATTTGTATCTTTATTTCTTTTTCATTTGCACCCTTTTGTTTTCGGGGTGCAGTTTTCTTTTTAGGGGGTGCATTAGTTAAGGGTGCATTTATCTGCTTTTTTTTCCAGCCATCTCTTTTTCTCCAGCTCTTGACTGTATTAATACTTTGATTGTATTTTCGACACAGTTCTGTGATTCCTACGCCGTTTTCATATTCTTTTCTTAACAGATCCCGCAAATCTTGTTTATCCATTTTTATATTCTTCCCAATTTACAGTTTTTCCATTTATATTTATTTCTTTTTCTCCTGTAAATCTTAAATATCTTTCTATTATTGTCTGCACCCATTTTGGCTCGAATTCCATTAAATACGCTTTTCTGTTTAATTGTTCACAAGCTATCAATGTGCTTCCACTACCTCCGAATAGATCTAATACTCTTTCGTTTTCTCGGCTACTGCTTTTTATAGCCCTACAACAAATAAATTGAGGTTTTGGGGTCGTATGTCCTCCAGCCTCTTTTTTTTCTTCTTGAAATTCCGCTTGCTTAACTGAGCTATTTTCATACGTCCAAACATTATTCATGTTATCGTGTGTATTATTGAAATAAGCTCTTGAAGCATAAAATTTGCTTTTTATTTTCTCGTATTCTTTTTTCAGTTCTTCATATTCTTTTTGAAAAGTTCCATATTCTTTTCCGTATTTTTGTAACTTTTTATAATTTTCTTCGGTCGGAAATACCCACTGGCTTTTTGTAAAATAATGTTTTCCCATTTGATTATCCAATGCTTTTTTCCAAGCCTTGCTTCCACCACATTTTTCTATTTCTTCTGCAAGATATTGTCGGATCGGTTCCCATCCTTCATAATAATTTTCTGAATTTGTATTAAATCCCTGTACACCATTCATAACGAATAGGCATTTTTCATCAGCAGTGGCATACATCCTTGTAAGTTCTGAATTTTGTCCCTGTCCGTTTCCTTTGTTCCAGGTTATCAAATTTCTGAATGTTATTTCATCATTTTCTATTTTTGGCTTCAATATATTGGAGTAAATATCCATTAAAGGTTCATCTATTCCCCAACAGTACCAACTACCATTTTCTTTTAGATTTCCAAATGATAAAGGAATCCATTTTTTATTAAAATTAAGTAAATCATGATAATTTAAATTATCATTTGTAACTCCGTCTTTCTCTTTCTTCATACCGTACGGAGGATCAGTGAAGACTAGATGTGCTTTTTTATCATTCATCAATTTTTTTACATCTTCTAAATTAGTGCTGTCCCCACACATTAATCTGTGGTTTCCTAACTCAATTAAATCTCCTGTTTTTATTACAATATTTTTAGACTCAACTATCTCTAAATCATCTTCAATAATTTCAGTTCTGTCTTCTTCCGTCTCTTCGATTTCGTCTTCCGTTATTTCTTCTAACTCCGCTTCGTCGAAACCTAACAAATCCAAATCAAATCCATTCACTTCCAACTTATTCAATTCATATTGCAATTTTTCAATATCGAACTCTGTATTCATAGTTAATTTATTGTGAGCAATAGCATAAGCTGTTTTCTGCTCCTCTGTTAAATGATTTAATCTGATTACTTCAACTTCTGTATATCCAAGTTCTTTTAATGCCAAATATCTTCCGTGTCCTTCGATTATTATGCCTTTTTCATCAATTGCAATCGGATCATTGAATCCAAATTCTCGAATACTGTTTTTAATCTGTTCAATTTGCCATTCAGGATGTTCTTTTGCATTTCCTGAATATTCTATTATTTCGTTAATATTTATTTTCTCGATTTTCATTTTGCCCCCTTTCTTTGATTTTTAGATAAAAAAAGAGCCACTAAACAAATAGACTATTTCTAATCTATCTATTCAGTGGCTCACCAAATCTTTGGGTTACTTTGCCCTGTTATTTATTAATTTTCTTGTGGTATAAAATTTTTTAAATATTTTACCTTTTTTTATTAAAATTTTGATGTCAATATCTACATTTATTCGCTTAGCTTCTGCTAAATCCTCTAATAAATACAAAACTTCTTTATCTTTTAAAAGTTCGTTAACATCTTCTTGTGTAAGTTCCTTGTTATTCACATTACCTCCTAATTATACCTTATTTTTTCTATATTTTCAAGTCTTTTATAAATAATTTTCTTCTAAAAACTCTAAATATTCTCGAAGAACTTTTCTCAATTTCTCCTCATATTCTTCGTGTTCCATATCCAAAAACGTGTTCTTTTTAGCAGATTCGTATAACATCTCTTTAATTCTGGCAATTTCTGATTTTTTCGTTGCTTCGATTGCTATCATAGTTGCTTTTGTATGTTCTTCTTTGTTTATTTTTTCTTCAATTTTTTCCAATCTTCTTTTTGCTGATTCTCTTAATTTTTTTAG from Leptotrichia trevisanii DSM 22070 includes these protein-coding regions:
- a CDS encoding PBSX family phage terminase large subunit, whose protein sequence is MRIKTKINRHFKDLIKDNENHIYFMLGGYGSGKSYVAAFKLIIKSATEKRKILVVRQVKENLRGSCFADLTSAIETLGLEQYFYITTSPLSIKCIATGSEFIFRGLDDVRKIKSIKDIDTIWIEECDEIDFKSFKELKSRLRSIKNRNIMILTTNPNEYGVWTYKYLVGLLNKFNMQENDIYEKRIIKLKDVTQLKNGSIFTENIYLHHSVYTDNKFLPDNFIADLETETDNYLRAIKTLGRFGSAGDTLFRNLHHMEQSRIEKLIEGKWNRFAGFDFGFSNSYNAIVRVVIDEELNDLYIYEEFYDNHLTDAEMLETEMIQKLINDGEVVCADSAEPKAIAYYNMNNVMINPVKKTSDISKAGVKKIQSFRNIFIDKNVCPNTYRELTEMKWYFNKDGLIAKNPKTQKPFNIDPHSFDAIKYALSDYTPYILNKHYYKEEVDNET
- a CDS encoding site-specific DNA-methyltransferase, producing the protein MKIEKININEIIEYSGNAKEHPEWQIEQIKNSIREFGFNDPIAIDEKGIIIEGHGRYLALKELGYTEVEVIRLNHLTEEQKTAYAIAHNKLTMNTEFDIEKLQYELNKLEVNGFDLDLLGFDEAELEEITEDEIEETEEDRTEIIEDDLEIVESKNIVIKTGDLIELGNHRLMCGDSTNLEDVKKLMNDKKAHLVFTDPPYGMKKEKDGVTNDNLNYHDLLNFNKKWIPLSFGNLKENGSWYCWGIDEPLMDIYSNILKPKIENDEITFRNLITWNKGNGQGQNSELTRMYATADEKCLFVMNGVQGFNTNSENYYEGWEPIRQYLAEEIEKCGGSKAWKKALDNQMGKHYFTKSQWVFPTEENYKKLQKYGKEYGTFQKEYEELKKEYEKIKSKFYASRAYFNNTHDNMNNVWTYENSSVKQAEFQEEKKEAGGHTTPKPQFICCRAIKSSSRENERVLDLFGGSGSTLIACEQLNRKAYLMEFEPKWVQTIIERYLRFTGEKEININGKTVNWEEYKNG